Proteins encoded within one genomic window of Nonomuraea gerenzanensis:
- a CDS encoding ATP-binding cassette domain-containing protein, translating to MSGLKGWDGRRGLSGGDEQASLRGGIGCRDLRVRAGGRELLSVPELHVASGRTLAVLGPNGAGKSTLLRALGLLSRHRVSGQILLDGRPATPALMRDALAAVLQRPILRRGTVAANVLDGLRFRGLSRREARMRAWPWIEALGLAPLAGRDARGLSIGEAQRVSITRALAVGPRVLLLDEPFSGLDSTTRADLLADLRAALAGQPTATVLVTHDRQEALAVAEDTALLIGGRIRQHGPTAEVLDRPRDADTARLLGYTNLLPPDLTGRAQLLAARPEHTRLVLGPPDGAAGRTGGAQADRSDDAWVVAGTLRRAVALGIATRVDVDTCSGPLTCLHPGDLLATELPAAGSDVRVRIRHARSLSAADGDDGTTATPSVPDAPGAGSRPGR from the coding sequence GTGAGCGGGCTCAAGGGCTGGGACGGGCGCCGGGGGCTGAGCGGTGGGGACGAGCAGGCGAGCCTCCGCGGCGGGATCGGGTGCCGGGACCTGCGGGTGCGCGCGGGCGGGCGGGAGTTGCTCAGTGTGCCGGAGCTGCACGTGGCGTCGGGGCGCACGCTGGCCGTGCTCGGTCCGAACGGCGCCGGCAAGTCCACCCTGCTACGGGCGCTGGGCCTGCTGAGCAGGCACCGGGTCAGCGGGCAGATCCTGCTCGACGGCCGCCCCGCCACACCGGCCCTGATGCGCGACGCGCTCGCCGCCGTGCTGCAACGGCCGATCCTGCGCCGCGGCACGGTGGCCGCCAACGTGCTCGACGGCCTGCGTTTCCGCGGTCTGAGCCGCCGCGAGGCACGGATGCGCGCCTGGCCGTGGATCGAGGCGCTCGGCCTGGCGCCCCTGGCCGGACGGGACGCTCGCGGGTTGTCCATCGGCGAGGCGCAGCGGGTCAGCATCACCCGGGCGCTCGCGGTCGGGCCCCGGGTGCTGCTGCTCGACGAGCCGTTCAGCGGGCTGGACAGCACCACCCGCGCCGATCTGCTGGCCGACCTGCGTGCCGCGCTGGCCGGGCAGCCCACCGCCACGGTCCTGGTCACCCACGACCGGCAGGAGGCGCTCGCCGTGGCCGAGGACACCGCGCTGCTGATCGGCGGCCGGATCCGGCAGCACGGACCCACCGCCGAGGTGCTGGACCGGCCACGTGACGCCGACACGGCCCGGTTGCTGGGGTACACCAACCTGCTTCCGCCGGATCTGACGGGACGGGCGCAGTTGCTGGCGGCGCGGCCCGAGCACACGCGGCTCGTGCTCGGGCCGCCCGACGGCGCCGCCGGCCGGACCGGCGGTGCGCAGGCTGACCGGAGCGACGATGCGTGGGTGGTGGCCGGGACGCTGCGCCGGGCAGTGGCGCTCGGCATCGCCACCCGCGTCGACGTCGACACCTGCTCCGGTCCGCTGACCTGCCTGCATCCCGGGGACCTGCTCGCCACCGAGCTTCCGGCGGCCGGCAGCGACGTCCGGGTCAGGATCCGGCACGCGCGGTCGCTGAGCGCCGCCGATGGAGACGATGGGACGACGGCCACCCCCAGCGTTCCTGACGCGCCCGGGGCCGGATCCCGTCCCGGGCGGTGA
- a CDS encoding LysR family transcriptional regulator: protein MEEGEAELDLGAVRAFVAVAEERYFSEAATLLGISQQAVSKRIAKLESELGLRLFSRTRNGAEPTDDGRAFLPHARALIALADQARAVLRGRRRALRVDVLDTRLAPVDLLRAFHRRHADVAVEIVTSNGFRSARLALERGSVDAAFCRVGGPLEELGSVPAFLEPAHLLVSRDHPLAGRASVRMAELAGSVVWMPGNVPGSEWAEFYRLLGAAFGIGIDTSGPDFGWDHFVADVGAGRGVSIVGETMRLPWHPATVRIPLAEPAPVYPSSLLFHRRSRHPALEALIGYVREHRPPFDPERQWLPEADRAAFS from the coding sequence GTGGAGGAAGGTGAGGCGGAGCTGGATCTCGGCGCGGTGCGCGCGTTCGTCGCCGTCGCCGAGGAGCGCTACTTCAGCGAGGCCGCGACCCTGCTGGGGATCAGCCAGCAGGCCGTCTCGAAGCGGATCGCGAAGCTGGAGTCGGAGCTGGGGCTGCGGCTGTTCTCGCGGACCCGCAACGGGGCCGAGCCGACCGACGACGGGCGGGCGTTCCTGCCGCACGCCCGCGCCCTGATCGCGCTGGCCGACCAGGCGCGGGCGGTGCTGCGCGGGCGGCGGCGCGCGTTGCGGGTGGACGTGCTGGACACCCGGCTGGCCCCGGTGGACCTGCTGCGCGCCTTCCACCGGCGGCACGCGGACGTGGCCGTGGAGATCGTCACCTCCAACGGGTTCAGGAGCGCCCGCCTCGCGCTCGAACGCGGGTCCGTGGACGCCGCCTTCTGCCGGGTGGGCGGCCCGCTGGAGGAGCTCGGCAGCGTGCCGGCCTTCCTGGAGCCGGCGCACCTGCTCGTCAGCCGCGACCACCCGCTGGCCGGCCGGGCGTCGGTGCGGATGGCGGAGCTGGCCGGGTCGGTGGTGTGGATGCCGGGCAACGTGCCCGGCAGCGAGTGGGCCGAGTTCTACCGGCTGCTCGGCGCCGCGTTCGGCATCGGGATCGACACCTCGGGGCCCGACTTCGGCTGGGACCACTTCGTGGCCGACGTCGGCGCGGGACGGGGGGTGAGCATCGTCGGGGAGACGATGCGGCTGCCGTGGCATCCGGCGACCGTGCGGATCCCGCTCGCCGAGCCGGCTCCCGTCTATCCGTCCTCGCTGCTGTTCCACCGGCGCAGCCGCCACCCGGCGCTGGAGGCGCTCATCGGGTACGTGCGGGAGCACCGGCCCCCTTTCGATCCGGAGCGTCAGTGGCTGCCGGAGGCCGACCGGGCCGCGTTCAGCTGA
- a CDS encoding serine hydrolase domain-containing protein: MRRAIIAGLAALSVLLPATAAAAQDGSALDRQQLRRTLEAVHEAGMYGTYSHVVDGRQSWRGAAGIADVETGRPVHPGLVHRVGSITKTFTAVAVLQQVGKGTIDLDAPVDRYLPGLIQDGRGRQITARMLLNHTSHISDYDHLVFQRVEDVDAHRFRVWRPEELVSLALAAPATGRPGVTPGEYSNTNYLIAGLLLEKVTGVKAERYITDHVIRKAGLRHTSFPRTPYLPGPHSRAYEGLNGLIDPPRDYSVYDPSIAWTAGAIVSTMADLNRFYRLLLRGELLDARLLAEMQRTVPLRAGDGTSGYGLGLVPADLPCGRFWGHEGGVFGMTTVSVTSADGDRQLSIGFNLTGYQRVDEGGNPVPHPIDAAVAAHAQVATCGAESAPAAAAGTAQPFPRLQLDRMPIER; the protein is encoded by the coding sequence TTGAGACGAGCCATCATCGCGGGTCTGGCCGCGTTATCGGTGCTGCTGCCCGCGACCGCCGCCGCGGCCCAGGACGGCTCCGCGCTCGACCGGCAGCAGTTGCGCCGGACGCTGGAGGCGGTGCACGAGGCCGGCATGTACGGCACCTACTCGCACGTCGTGGACGGCCGGCAGAGCTGGAGAGGCGCCGCCGGGATCGCCGACGTGGAGACGGGCCGCCCGGTACACCCCGGCCTGGTGCACCGGGTCGGCAGCATCACCAAGACGTTCACCGCCGTGGCCGTCCTGCAGCAGGTCGGTAAGGGCACGATCGACCTCGACGCGCCCGTCGACCGCTACCTGCCCGGCCTCATCCAGGACGGGCGGGGCCGGCAGATCACCGCCCGCATGCTGCTCAACCACACCAGCCACATCTCCGACTACGACCACCTGGTCTTCCAGCGGGTCGAGGACGTGGACGCCCACCGGTTCCGCGTCTGGCGGCCGGAGGAGCTGGTGTCCCTGGCGCTCGCGGCCCCCGCGACCGGGCGGCCGGGGGTGACGCCCGGCGAGTACTCCAACACCAACTACCTCATCGCCGGCCTGCTGCTGGAGAAGGTGACGGGCGTCAAGGCCGAGCGCTACATCACCGACCACGTGATCCGCAAGGCCGGGCTGCGCCACACGTCGTTCCCGCGCACGCCGTACCTACCTGGCCCGCACTCCAGGGCGTACGAGGGGCTGAACGGCCTGATCGACCCGCCCAGGGACTACAGCGTCTACGACCCGTCCATCGCCTGGACGGCGGGCGCGATCGTCTCGACGATGGCGGACCTCAACCGCTTCTACCGGCTGCTGCTGCGCGGTGAGCTGCTCGACGCCCGCCTGCTCGCCGAGATGCAGCGCACGGTCCCGCTGCGGGCGGGCGACGGCACGTCCGGCTACGGGCTCGGCCTGGTGCCCGCGGACCTGCCGTGCGGCCGGTTCTGGGGGCACGAGGGAGGCGTGTTCGGCATGACCACGGTGTCGGTGACCAGCGCGGACGGCGACCGGCAGCTGTCCATCGGGTTCAACCTGACGGGCTACCAGCGGGTGGACGAGGGCGGCAACCCCGTACCCCATCCCATCGACGCGGCGGTCGCGGCGCACGCCCAGGTCGCGACGTGCGGCGCCGAGAGCGCTCCGGCCGCCGCGGCGGGCACCGCGCAGCCGTTCCCGCGCCTCCAGCTCGACCGGATGCCGATCGAGAGGTGA
- a CDS encoding SAM-dependent methyltransferase: MDENVPQGIDPTVPSVARMYDYYLGGKDNFAADRQAAEQIMRLAREAGSDVREVALANRGFLIRAVRQLAESGVRQFLDIGAGLPTQDNVHQVVQGVAPDSKVVYVDNDPIVLTHAQALLADNPATIVVQGDLHRPADILQAAAAHLDFSEPVAIVVVAVLHFFHDDDEVSKIISTLRDALVPGGYLVLSHGYVEPDEGDPDKLDEARGVYRRSASGAIAWRDRETVRGYFDGLELLEPGVVPAQNWRNDDPYQPPGLAKGGVLAAVGRRA; the protein is encoded by the coding sequence GTGGACGAGAACGTGCCCCAGGGCATCGACCCGACGGTCCCCAGCGTCGCACGGATGTACGACTACTACCTGGGCGGCAAGGACAACTTCGCGGCGGACCGGCAGGCGGCCGAGCAGATCATGCGGCTCGCCCGCGAGGCCGGCTCCGACGTGCGGGAGGTGGCCCTGGCCAACCGCGGGTTCCTCATCCGCGCCGTGCGGCAGCTCGCCGAGTCCGGGGTGCGGCAGTTCCTCGACATCGGCGCCGGGCTGCCCACGCAGGACAACGTGCACCAGGTGGTGCAGGGGGTCGCGCCGGATTCGAAGGTCGTCTACGTCGACAACGATCCGATCGTGCTGACCCACGCCCAGGCCCTGCTCGCCGACAACCCCGCCACGATCGTCGTCCAGGGGGATTTGCACCGGCCCGCGGACATCCTCCAGGCCGCCGCCGCGCATCTCGACTTCAGCGAGCCCGTGGCGATCGTGGTGGTCGCCGTCCTGCACTTCTTCCACGACGACGACGAGGTGTCCAAGATCATCTCGACGCTGCGGGACGCGCTGGTGCCCGGCGGGTACCTGGTGCTCTCGCACGGGTACGTCGAGCCGGACGAGGGCGATCCGGACAAGCTGGACGAGGCGCGTGGTGTCTACCGGCGCTCGGCGTCGGGGGCCATCGCCTGGCGCGACCGGGAGACGGTGCGGGGTTACTTCGACGGGCTGGAGCTGCTGGAGCCGGGGGTCGTGCCGGCCCAGAACTGGCGCAACGACGACCCGTACCAGCCGCCCGGGCTGGCCAAGGGCGGCGTCCTGGCCGCCGTCGGCCGCCGCGCCTGA
- a CDS encoding DHA2 family efflux MFS transporter permease subunit, translating to MSSTTVDASTLPAHAPPGRRSNPWLTLIAVAIGLFMVNLDGSVVAIANPEIGRDLNASTADLQWVTNSYLIAMAALLILGGKLGDRFGRRTYYMIGTLGFTVASVAIGLAGSIEGVIAFRAAQGVFAALLIPNTLGLLRAVFPPRRFGMAVGLWAMVASCSTALGPIVGGLLVEHVTWESVFLINLPIGVIALVLSALVLPQSRNSTGHHRFDLPGVVLLAIGLVALVYGVVKGESWGWASGGTLGALAAGLVVLIVFGWYESRLAHPLLPMRLFRSPALTIGVIVTAVNFFVLLGVVFFLMLYLQNVRGFTPVESGVLTLPLSLATVAASPLGAAVTGRLGARVSMPIGMALQAAASFWMWTWDVHSSYAAMWPPFLALGLGVGMVMSASSDAIVGNAPTEDAGVAGGLQATALQIGGALGTSVLVSLISARVGATLPGELTAAGVPADAAAGLAHARDAVAMGLSPVSEGMPARVAAAVVEGSGNAFMTGVHTAVLLTGVLCVIGGIVAAAGMRRSGTS from the coding sequence ATGTCCTCCACCACCGTGGACGCCTCGACCCTGCCCGCGCACGCCCCGCCGGGCAGGCGGTCCAACCCCTGGCTGACGCTGATCGCCGTCGCCATCGGCCTGTTCATGGTCAACCTCGACGGCTCCGTGGTCGCCATCGCCAACCCCGAGATCGGCCGCGACCTGAACGCCTCCACCGCCGACCTGCAGTGGGTCACCAACTCCTACCTCATCGCGATGGCCGCCCTGCTCATCCTCGGCGGCAAGCTCGGCGACCGGTTCGGCCGCCGGACGTACTACATGATCGGCACGCTGGGCTTCACCGTCGCGTCGGTCGCCATCGGCCTGGCCGGCTCGATCGAGGGCGTCATCGCCTTCCGCGCCGCGCAGGGCGTCTTCGCCGCCCTGCTCATCCCGAACACGCTCGGCCTGCTGCGCGCGGTCTTCCCGCCGAGGAGATTCGGCATGGCGGTGGGCCTGTGGGCCATGGTGGCCTCCTGCTCCACCGCGCTCGGGCCGATCGTCGGCGGGCTGCTCGTCGAGCACGTCACCTGGGAGTCGGTCTTCCTGATCAACCTGCCCATCGGCGTGATCGCCCTCGTCCTCAGCGCGCTCGTCCTGCCGCAGAGCAGGAACTCCACCGGCCACCACCGCTTCGACCTGCCCGGCGTGGTGCTGCTCGCGATCGGCCTGGTCGCGCTGGTCTACGGCGTCGTCAAGGGCGAGAGCTGGGGCTGGGCGTCCGGCGGCACGCTGGGCGCGCTCGCGGCGGGCCTCGTCGTCCTGATCGTCTTCGGCTGGTACGAGAGCCGCCTGGCCCACCCCCTGCTGCCGATGCGGCTGTTTCGCAGCCCGGCGCTGACCATCGGCGTGATCGTCACCGCGGTCAACTTCTTCGTGCTGCTCGGCGTGGTGTTCTTCCTGATGTTGTACCTGCAGAACGTGCGCGGCTTCACACCCGTCGAGTCGGGCGTGCTGACGCTCCCGCTGAGCCTGGCCACCGTGGCCGCCTCGCCGCTCGGCGCCGCCGTGACCGGACGGCTCGGCGCCCGTGTGTCCATGCCGATCGGCATGGCGCTGCAGGCCGCGGCCTCCTTCTGGATGTGGACCTGGGACGTCCACTCCTCCTACGCCGCCATGTGGCCGCCGTTCCTCGCGCTCGGGCTGGGGGTCGGCATGGTGATGTCCGCCTCCTCCGACGCGATCGTGGGCAACGCGCCCACCGAGGACGCCGGGGTGGCCGGCGGGCTGCAGGCCACGGCGCTGCAGATCGGCGGCGCGCTCGGCACGTCCGTGCTGGTCTCCCTGATCAGCGCCCGGGTGGGCGCCACACTCCCGGGCGAGCTGACCGCCGCCGGCGTCCCCGCCGACGCCGCCGCGGGGCTCGCGCACGCGCGGGACGCGGTGGCCATGGGCCTCTCCCCCGTCTCCGAGGGCATGCCCGCCCGGGTGGCGGCAGCCGTGGTCGAGGGCAGCGGCAACGCGTTCATGACCGGCGTGCACACGGCGGTGCTGCTCACCGGCGTGCTCTGCGTCATCGGCGGGATCGTGGCCGCCGCCGGCATGCGCCGCTCCGGCACGTCGTGA
- a CDS encoding ABC transporter permease, translating into MDVLLDGLADAIALLLSGDQDSWSIIALTLRVSLTATAIALLIGLPLGAALALARFPGRRVALAAANTGMGMPPVVIGLFVTVLLWRSGPLGGLELLYTPAAMVLAQAAIASPIVVALVAAALQQVDPDFRVQMQALGATPVRAFAALLGEARLPLLAAAMAAFGAVVSEVGAAQMVGGNLAGQTRVLTTAAVLATSRGQFSLAIAFGLILLLIAFGVNLSLTLVQQRRAVLR; encoded by the coding sequence ATGGACGTGCTGCTCGACGGGCTGGCGGACGCGATCGCCCTGCTGCTCTCCGGTGACCAGGACAGCTGGTCGATCATCGCGCTGACCCTGCGGGTGTCGTTGACGGCGACCGCGATCGCCCTGCTGATCGGTTTGCCGCTCGGCGCGGCCCTGGCACTGGCCCGCTTTCCCGGGCGGCGGGTCGCCCTGGCGGCGGCCAACACGGGGATGGGCATGCCGCCGGTGGTGATCGGGCTGTTCGTCACCGTGCTGCTGTGGCGGAGCGGGCCGCTGGGCGGGCTGGAGTTGCTCTACACGCCTGCCGCGATGGTCCTCGCGCAGGCCGCCATCGCCAGCCCGATCGTGGTCGCGCTGGTGGCGGCGGCGCTGCAACAGGTCGATCCGGACTTCCGGGTGCAGATGCAGGCTCTGGGGGCGACGCCCGTCCGCGCGTTCGCGGCGTTGCTGGGTGAGGCCAGGTTGCCGCTGCTGGCTGCGGCGATGGCCGCGTTCGGCGCGGTGGTGAGCGAGGTCGGGGCCGCGCAGATGGTCGGGGGGAATCTGGCGGGTCAGACCCGGGTGCTGACCACCGCCGCGGTGCTGGCGACCAGCCGGGGGCAGTTCTCCCTGGCCATCGCGTTCGGGCTGATTCTGCTGCTGATCGCGTTCGGGGTGAACCTGTCGCTGACCCTGGTGCAGCAGCGACGGGCAGTGCTGCGGTGA
- a CDS encoding aldo/keto reductase, with amino-acid sequence MRTRTIGNRQVGVIGLGAMPMSVAGHMPDEDQSIRTIHAALDAGITLIDTADAYTPSHEDVGHNERLVARALSLWGGDTGAVLVATKGGHTRTPDGWDVDGSPAYLRTACDRSLKALGVDSIGLYQHHRPDPKVPYEETIGALKELHDAGKIQAAGISNANPEQIRLAHRILGGALVSVQNEYSPRFRSSEPEIDVCAELGLAFLPWSPLGGIGRTGELRERNAAFIEIADAHGVSPQQVCLAWELARSPVVIPIPGASRPETIVDSAAAASLELSAEELARLS; translated from the coding sequence ATGAGAACGCGCACCATCGGCAACCGGCAGGTCGGCGTCATCGGGCTCGGCGCCATGCCGATGTCGGTGGCCGGTCACATGCCGGACGAGGACCAGTCCATCCGGACCATCCACGCCGCCCTCGACGCCGGCATCACCTTGATCGACACGGCCGACGCCTACACCCCGTCCCACGAGGACGTCGGCCACAACGAGCGGCTGGTGGCCCGGGCGCTGTCCCTGTGGGGCGGCGACACGGGCGCGGTGCTGGTCGCGACCAAGGGCGGGCACACCCGTACGCCGGACGGCTGGGACGTGGACGGCAGCCCGGCGTACCTGCGGACGGCCTGCGACCGCTCGCTCAAGGCACTCGGCGTGGACAGCATCGGCCTCTACCAGCACCACCGGCCCGACCCGAAGGTGCCGTACGAGGAGACGATCGGGGCGCTGAAGGAGCTGCACGACGCGGGCAAGATCCAGGCGGCCGGCATCTCCAACGCCAACCCCGAGCAGATCAGGCTCGCCCACCGCATCCTGGGCGGGGCGCTGGTGAGCGTGCAGAACGAGTACTCGCCGCGGTTCCGCTCCAGCGAGCCGGAGATCGACGTGTGCGCCGAGCTCGGGCTGGCCTTCCTGCCGTGGTCCCCGCTCGGCGGCATCGGGCGTACCGGGGAGCTGCGTGAGCGCAACGCGGCCTTCATCGAGATCGCGGATGCTCACGGGGTGTCGCCGCAGCAGGTGTGTCTGGCTTGGGAGCTGGCTCGCAGCCCCGTCGTGATCCCGATTCCCGGCGCCAGCCGGCCGGAGACCATCGTCGACTCGGCCGCCGCCGCGTCCCTGGAGTTGAGTGCGGAGGAGCTCGCCCGGCTGAGCTGA
- a CDS encoding helix-turn-helix domain-containing protein has protein sequence MSRFVTSDMEQVREWLGQVYGTRLLVGHIGDSSRLALSIVAAGPLMTTDLTLPGILHCRNQDIETVRIGYVLSGTVMIDDGEAVNRYGPGDALVATFPRDNLVSRAEELRIRTVSLPLDLLIEVAGGSPDGSGDPPRLLSRAPLGAGASRTIANTLALTDELLSSPAARHPLVVGNAARLLAAGVLATFPTTLTVREETHTDHSDATPAVLRLAIDYIEAHYAEPDLSLAAIAAAACATPRAVQYAFRRHLGTTPTGYVRQVRLSAAHADLLAADPADGATVSAIAARWGFYHLGRFSAYYRRVYGRPPRATLTT, from the coding sequence GTGAGCCGGTTCGTCACCAGCGACATGGAGCAGGTCCGCGAGTGGCTGGGGCAGGTCTACGGCACCCGGTTACTGGTGGGCCACATCGGCGACAGCAGCAGGCTCGCGCTGTCGATCGTGGCCGCCGGGCCCTTGATGACCACCGATCTGACCCTCCCCGGCATCCTGCACTGCCGCAACCAGGACATCGAGACCGTGCGAATCGGTTACGTGCTCAGCGGCACCGTCATGATCGACGACGGGGAGGCCGTCAACCGCTACGGCCCCGGCGACGCGCTCGTGGCCACCTTCCCGCGCGACAACCTGGTCTCGCGGGCCGAGGAGCTGCGCATCCGTACCGTGAGCCTGCCGCTCGACCTGCTGATCGAGGTCGCCGGCGGCTCGCCGGACGGCTCGGGCGACCCGCCGCGGCTGCTGTCGCGCGCACCCCTCGGCGCCGGCGCCTCCCGGACGATCGCCAACACGCTGGCCCTGACCGACGAACTGCTGTCCAGCCCGGCGGCCCGGCATCCCCTGGTGGTCGGCAACGCCGCGCGGCTGCTGGCGGCCGGCGTGCTGGCCACGTTCCCCACCACGCTGACCGTGCGGGAGGAGACCCACACCGACCACTCCGACGCCACCCCGGCCGTGCTGCGCCTGGCCATCGACTACATCGAGGCGCACTACGCCGAGCCGGACCTCTCGCTGGCCGCCATCGCCGCCGCCGCCTGCGCCACGCCTCGCGCCGTGCAGTACGCCTTCCGCCGGCACCTCGGCACCACGCCGACGGGGTACGTGCGTCAGGTGCGGCTGTCGGCCGCCCACGCCGATCTGCTGGCCGCCGACCCGGCAGACGGCGCCACCGTCAGCGCCATCGCCGCCCGCTGGGGGTTCTACCACCTGGGCCGGTTCTCCGCCTACTACCGCCGCGTCTACGGCCGGCCTCCCCGCGCCACCCTGACGACCTGA
- a CDS encoding TetR/AcrR family transcriptional regulator: MRRRGQELEQAILKAAQEELLESGYAGLTMERVAQRAGTNKNALYRRWPNRAALGVAAYAGLAAAGTVVPDTGSLRGDVLALLRAANAHWSSPLGEIVRGLLSAAGDDPELLALLHSRATSGGADLWQVVLRRAGIEVSPRVATVAIGLLRNEFVTRGAPTVPDEVLVEIVDEVYLPLVTGSSQPGG; the protein is encoded by the coding sequence ATGAGGCGTCGAGGTCAAGAGCTGGAGCAGGCCATCCTCAAGGCAGCGCAGGAGGAGCTGCTCGAATCCGGATATGCCGGGCTCACCATGGAACGGGTGGCCCAACGCGCGGGCACCAACAAGAACGCCCTCTACCGCCGCTGGCCCAACCGCGCCGCGCTCGGCGTCGCCGCCTACGCCGGCCTCGCCGCGGCCGGCACCGTCGTCCCCGACACCGGCAGCCTGCGCGGCGACGTCCTCGCCCTGCTGCGCGCCGCCAACGCCCACTGGTCGTCGCCCCTCGGCGAGATCGTGCGCGGCCTGCTGTCCGCCGCGGGCGACGACCCCGAGCTGCTGGCCCTCCTGCACTCCCGCGCCACGTCCGGCGGCGCCGACCTGTGGCAGGTCGTGCTGCGCAGGGCCGGCATCGAGGTCTCGCCCCGGGTGGCGACGGTGGCGATCGGGCTGCTGCGCAACGAGTTCGTCACCCGGGGCGCGCCGACCGTCCCCGACGAGGTGCTCGTCGAGATCGTGGACGAGGTCTACCTGCCGCTGGTCACGGGCTCGTCCCAGCCGGGTGGCTGA
- a CDS encoding acetylserotonin O-methyltransferase: MPTEISGETPDGREATRYLIDEALGYVYPGALRAVASLGVADLLAGGPLTVAELAGRSGVHEDGLRRVLRVLATRGVFEELTDGRFALTPIGQALRSDAPVPARPAVLMLTDTTLWRPAGEVELSLRRGGSVFEDLFGMSFFDYIARNPQTAAAFHTGMAAFSDQENELIAAAYDFPGSGVVVDVGGGHGGFLLEVLRRRPGLDGVLMDEEHVVAGHRLDIEEVKGRWRPAPGDFFAEVPAGADVYVVKRILHDWDDDGCVTILRNCRRAMVPGGRILVIDAVIPPGNEPHQAKAVDMMLMTAFPGRERTEAEFAELFAAAGLRMSRIVPTGTVVSIVEAVEP, from the coding sequence ATGCCCACCGAGATCAGCGGTGAGACACCGGACGGACGGGAAGCGACGCGTTACCTCATCGACGAGGCACTCGGCTACGTCTATCCGGGCGCGCTGCGGGCCGTGGCCTCGCTCGGCGTCGCCGACCTGCTGGCCGGCGGGCCGCTCACCGTGGCCGAGCTGGCCGGGCGGTCCGGCGTGCACGAGGACGGCCTGCGCCGGGTGCTGCGCGTGCTGGCCACGCGCGGCGTCTTCGAGGAGCTGACCGACGGCCGCTTCGCCCTGACTCCCATCGGGCAGGCGCTGCGCTCCGACGCGCCCGTACCGGCGCGACCGGCCGTCCTCATGCTCACCGACACCACGCTGTGGCGGCCCGCCGGTGAGGTGGAGCTGTCGCTGCGGCGGGGCGGCTCGGTGTTCGAGGACCTCTTCGGCATGTCGTTCTTCGACTACATCGCCAGGAACCCGCAGACGGCCGCCGCCTTCCACACCGGTATGGCGGCCTTCTCCGACCAGGAGAACGAGCTGATCGCCGCCGCCTACGACTTCCCCGGGTCCGGGGTCGTGGTGGACGTCGGCGGCGGGCACGGCGGGTTCCTGCTGGAGGTGCTGCGCCGGCGTCCCGGCCTGGACGGCGTGCTCATGGACGAGGAGCACGTGGTGGCCGGGCACCGGCTCGACATCGAGGAGGTCAAGGGCCGCTGGCGGCCGGCGCCCGGCGACTTCTTCGCCGAGGTGCCCGCCGGCGCGGACGTCTACGTGGTCAAGCGCATCCTGCACGACTGGGACGACGACGGCTGCGTGACCATCCTGCGCAACTGCCGGCGCGCGATGGTGCCCGGCGGGCGGATCCTGGTCATCGACGCGGTCATCCCGCCCGGCAACGAGCCGCACCAGGCCAAGGCGGTGGACATGATGCTGATGACCGCGTTCCCGGGGCGGGAGCGCACGGAGGCGGAGTTCGCGGAGCTGTTCGCGGCGGCGGGGCTGCGGATGTCGCGGATCGTGCCCACCGGGACGGTGGTCTCCATCGTGGAGGCGGTCGAGCCGTAG